A window from Ferrimicrobium acidiphilum DSM 19497 encodes these proteins:
- a CDS encoding allantoate amidohydrolase, protein MNASKRLDQLLIQIAEIGRDQATGGYNRFAYTETDLQLRAFFAQTAEELGLEVGVDAANNQWAWWGDPDSDPEHNLVLGSHLDSVPSGGAYDGPLGVLSALSAIAELIGDGFQPRSAVGVANFIDEEGARFGVACLGSRVLTGETTYERLSQLIDYDGTPFVDVVSATGVDPTSLGRDDRALSRIGSFIELHIEQGHQLIDLDAPIGLASFIWPHGRWSTTLTGTPNHAGTTRLDERDDPLQRAARFVLELGELAIARDAIATCGKIVVEPNAVNAIAATVRLWIDARADSPDRLAHLATDIATLAEGLGGRLVNESLTSMTAFSASLNESLGSLLENPPVISTGAGHDAGILASHGIPTAMLFVRNPTGVSHSPAERANREDMVAGVDALISVIRGLAS, encoded by the coding sequence ATGAACGCATCGAAACGTCTCGACCAGCTCTTGATCCAAATCGCGGAGATTGGTCGCGACCAGGCAACCGGAGGTTACAACAGATTTGCCTACACCGAGACAGATCTCCAACTTCGTGCATTCTTTGCACAAACTGCGGAGGAGCTAGGGCTCGAGGTCGGTGTTGATGCCGCTAACAATCAGTGGGCTTGGTGGGGGGATCCAGACAGCGATCCTGAACATAACCTAGTACTTGGATCGCATCTCGATTCGGTGCCATCAGGCGGGGCTTACGATGGTCCGCTTGGAGTGCTATCGGCACTATCGGCAATAGCGGAACTGATCGGTGACGGCTTTCAGCCACGAAGTGCGGTTGGTGTGGCTAACTTCATCGACGAGGAGGGGGCTCGCTTTGGGGTTGCGTGCCTGGGATCACGAGTCTTGACTGGCGAGACCACCTACGAACGTCTCAGCCAGCTGATCGACTACGACGGGACCCCCTTTGTAGACGTCGTCAGCGCCACGGGAGTAGATCCGACGAGTCTTGGGCGTGACGATCGTGCGCTTTCGCGCATTGGAAGCTTCATTGAACTCCATATAGAACAGGGCCACCAGCTCATCGATTTAGATGCCCCGATCGGACTGGCGAGCTTTATATGGCCACATGGGCGTTGGTCGACCACCTTGACCGGTACGCCCAACCACGCGGGAACCACCAGGTTAGACGAGCGCGATGACCCACTGCAGAGGGCAGCTCGCTTTGTACTTGAGCTTGGCGAGCTCGCGATTGCTCGTGATGCCATCGCGACCTGTGGGAAGATTGTGGTTGAGCCAAATGCCGTGAATGCGATCGCGGCGACGGTCCGTCTCTGGATCGATGCAAGAGCCGATAGCCCTGACCGTCTTGCCCACCTCGCAACTGATATCGCCACGCTGGCCGAAGGGCTTGGAGGGAGGCTCGTCAACGAATCTCTCACTTCGATGACCGCATTCTCTGCGTCGTTAAATGAGAGCCTGGGGTCGTTGTTGGAGAACCCACCTGTTATAAGTACCGGGGCGGGGCATGACGCTGGAATCCTGGCGAGCCACGGTATTCCGACGGCGATGCTCTTTGTCAGGAATCCAACCGGCGTGTCGCATTCACCCGCCGAGAGAGCGAACCGAGAGGATATGGTTGCAGGTGTTGATGCGCTCATCAGCGTTATACGAGGATTGGCATCGTGA